atttttgtttgcttagttTTGCTTGCCGTGGTCAAGTTCCAACTGTTATCTTTTCTTAATGTGTCATTTTCTTCTGTTATTTTTCAGGCAGGGAGAGTTTTCGTCTACAACATGTAAGATATTTCCTTGTTTTGTTAAGTAATGCTTGTTATTGTGGGTTTTATCAGTGAAGGTGTCTGGCCTAATATGCTGATATGAGTTATATTGGAATGCAGATCATGAGTTACTTGGACAACATGCTATCTTTGCTGAACATTCTTCTTCTGCTACTCATCCATGCCAATATATAGCTTACTTTGGGCCAACGATTCATCCCTCTTCCTCAAATTCCAGTGGAAGTGTTTCAGATAGTTCTAGCTTCAACGGTCACTGGAATGGTCCATCTGTGCCTAGTGAGATACCTCCATCTTACGCTTTTCCTGCAATGAATCTCCATTATCAAGGTTGGGAGCACCATTCCCCTCCATTCTCTACATCTAACCGTCGAATTGGTGGTTCCAGTCAACCTTCAATTCCACCTGTCAGTCAAAGGTCTGCCAGGAACATGCCAAGTCTGGGAACTTTTATGCATCCATTTGTTGCTAGCCACAGGTATAGCCCAAAGTAATggaattttttcatttgattgaGTTTTCACTGCTTTTCGTTTATTCTTTTATGGAAGATGCAAAATCCATCATGTTCTCTTTCCTCACAGTCCTCACGGGAACTCCCAAAAAGGCTTAAATAAGACATTGAGAAAACATAGAGCTTGATTTTTTGGAATGTTTCTTCGTTTGTTAGACAAAAATATCATTCCAAAATATAGAAACATTTAGTTAGAGGGTTACATTTTCTACGGTATAGACATCAAACAGAATGGTTTTGTTATTTCTCTGCTGATAATTTCAAATGCTGCATTTCCACAGTTCTGGTACTAGAACAGCAAGTGCAGTTGCTTCCTCATTTATCCCTCCTTACCCTGGTAGCAATGCCCGGGCTCGTGATAGAGTTCAAGCTCTCCAGGCATACTATCAACACCACCACCCTAGCACCTTGCCAGCATTACGGACACCCATTGTTTCTGGCTCCCGAAGGCTGGGCAGCCATAGAAGTCATGGTCATGGACATGGTCATGTTGGACCAGTGGCCTCTTCATCTGACCATATGGGTGGCTTCTATTTCATTCCATCAGGTACTTCAGGTGGCCGGAACTTTCAAGAGCCCGAAAACCCTATGTCATCTCAGTTCCATGCTTGGGAAAGAGGCcatttatcatcattttcacTAAGCCAGGTTGAGAGAGATCCAGGTTGGGGTGCATTCCATGAGGCTGCCACCAGTGGTTCAGATCCCGGATGCAGTTTCCGCCAGAGGCTTGGATCTGAGAGGCCACCTTCACAAAGTTCATAGTGTTTTACTCCTTTATTCCCCCTCCTGGGTGAGGCAAACTATATCTACTATGAATGAAACCATAATGTTATGTACGCTTGAGAGACAGATGAAAGAATGCTCAAACCTGTGGATCCTGGCTGGCTGAAAAACTGTGTTAAAAGTGGCCCGAAAACGATCTTTATGATAGCCTTGGCGGTGTGCTTCACTCGGTCTCTACTTCCTTTGGCTTTGaggatataaaataattaaaagaaaaaagaataacgTTTGATGGAAAAGATGGAATTTAAGCTTTGAATGGGTGTAAGTTATTTTACCATTGAGTTCCAAAATAAACTAGTTTTCCAAGCCAAACCAAAAGTACAAACAAACAGCTTGCTGAGTTAAATCAGAAAGCTAAAATTTCTAATGAATGTTAAATTTAGATGgatatattcataatttaagtttaatgtattccataaaatataaatgaaaatatctaaaataaaatccgtaatttttacaatattggAATTAGAGGCTGTAAAATTGGTGGATCCAGAGAATGGGTCCCAACCATTATGTTATAACAACAAAGAAGTGGTTCCTAGTTTAATGTCATCATAGTTGGCATCCAAATATTAAACTACTACTCTTATGCTCAAGAGCTAGTCTTTGTAATCTCCATCTCCATCTCATCATTCAGATTTCTCCTGTCAAACCACACACAAGCTCATCACAACCAAGCAAG
The nucleotide sequence above comes from Gossypium raimondii isolate GPD5lz chromosome 13, ASM2569854v1, whole genome shotgun sequence. Encoded proteins:
- the LOC105782674 gene encoding E3 ubiquitin-protein ligase RFI2 encodes the protein MGLRSNSVDDVVVEDGDGGDGGGNVDCRNGGKSFGSVSCSICLETVTDNGDRSWANLQCGHQFHLDCIGSAFNIKGAMQCPNCRKIEKGQWLYANGCRSNPEFSVDDLTHDDDIYDLSFSEMSFGVHWCPFGSLAQLPSSFEQGEFSSTTYHELLGQHAIFAEHSSSATHPCQYIAYFGPTIHPSSSNSSGSVSDSSSFNGHWNGPSVPSEIPPSYAFPAMNLHYQGWEHHSPPFSTSNRRIGGSSQPSIPPVSQRSARNMPSLGTFMHPFVASHSSGTRTASAVASSFIPPYPGSNARARDRVQALQAYYQHHHPSTLPALRTPIVSGSRRLGSHRSHGHGHGHVGPVASSSDHMGGFYFIPSGTSGGRNFQEPENPMSSQFHAWERGHLSSFSLSQVERDPGWGAFHEAATSGSDPGCSFRQRLGSERPPSQSS